From Scylla paramamosain isolate STU-SP2022 chromosome 16, ASM3559412v1, whole genome shotgun sequence, one genomic window encodes:
- the LOC135107924 gene encoding uncharacterized protein LOC135107924 isoform X1 codes for MHKTLVFAAPDTCSLKNPKLISASFILSRTISNGVRVGGWHCGANPQTAPTLGTCKQVTVMDQHLYTTKGSPGTVLWRPRKGSSVVLNPTDYCPFSQVVRTVHLNDALDICVKHSMEPKPIVSLSSLRRDVLPSYHPCKRLNVLWFGAKENDNDEDEHDWYGNVEFAISVDTMMQRWKNYYLVEMMTAPTHSITRILVTNSDFSSVFPVYDPRTHGGAWYLTTDGQHEKLTDCRRYNGEGYNGNGHSLEFMIEVTLTGMKKILFETEISFRNHVEAASERPHVCHRFRGHRKCLTPFTRAWTSRWFFKEHHRLRANGPMAQPRLSPSALEFLKYFLTMEVIPRNNLPIPGAQPGLPPSIALCPPPLNEQHFPPLPPPPHSFLISHFLQKPMANGTILNLQMVGHLTEKMKSKLDPEEEEEREEITLIATQRPHPKFLPGGPPGIFPRPPGPPPGFFHLLPPFGNPLFHLPPPPSFHPPSFQHSWAPLQPIKYRKRN; via the exons ATGCACAAGACCCTCGTATTTGCAGCTCCTGATACGTGTTCGCTGAAAAATCCTAAACTTATCTCTGCCTCGTTTATCTTATCTCGGACTATAAGTAATGGCGTCAGGGTCGGAGGATGGCACTGCGGTGCCAACCCTCAGACCGCCCCTACCCTCGGGACCTGCAAG CAGGTTACCGTGATGGACCAGCATCTGTACACCACCAAGGGCTCGCCAGGCACCGTCCTCTGGCGCCCGCGAAAAGGCAGCAGCGTCGTCTTGAATCCAACGGACTACTGCCCCTTTAGTCAAGTGGTCCGCACCGTCCACCTCAACGATGCTCTCGACATCTGCGTGAAGCACTCCATGGAGCCGAAGCCCATCGTGTCGCTCAGCAGCCTGAGGCGCGACGTGCTGCCTTCATATCACCCTTGTAAAAGACTTAACGTCCTCTGGTTCGGTGCAAAAGAGAATGACAACGATGAAGACGAACATGACTGGTATGGCAATGTGGAATTCGCCATTTCAGTAGATACCATGATGCAGCGCTGGAAGAACTACTACCTAGTTGAGATGATGACGGCACCGACTCACTCCATCACACGCATCCTAGTCACTAACTCTGACTTTTCTTCCGTCTTCCCCGTGTATGATCCTCGCACACACGGTGGGGCGTGGTATCTCACGACCGACGGTCAACACGAAAAATTGACTGACTGTCGGCGGTACAATGGTGAAGGCTATAATGGAAATGGCCACAGCCTTGAATTTATGATTGAAGTAACACTCACCGGAATGAAGAAGATATTATTTGAGACTGAAATCTCGTTCAGGAACCACGTAGAGGCAGCATCGGAACGTCCACACGTCTGCCACAGGTTCAGAGGTCACCGCAAGTGCCTGACGCCTTTTACCAGAGCATGGACCTCTCGATGGTTCTTCAAGGAACACCACCGCCTGAGAGCTAATGGACCCATGGCCCAACCGAGACTGTCCCCGAGTGCTCTGGAATTCCTGAAGTACTTCCTCACAATGGAAGTCATACCAAGAAATAATTTGCCTATACCGGGTGCCCAGCCTGGTCTTCCTCCAAGTATCGCtctttgccctcctcctctcaacgagcaacactttcctcctctcccgcctccccctcattccttcctcatcaGCCATTTCCTTCAGAAGCCCATGGCCAATGGAACCATTCTCAACCTTCAAATGGTTGGTCACCTTACTGAGAAAATGAAGTCCAAGCtggatcctgaggaggaggaagagagagaggagataacgCTGATTGCCACCCAACGGCCCCATCCTAAATTTCTTCCTGGCGGTCCTCCAGGTATTTTCCCTCgacctcctggtcctcctcctggATTTTTTCACCTTCTGCCTCCATTCGGCAATCCCCTttttcacctccctcctccacccagttttcaccctccttccttccaacaCAGCTGGGCTCCGCTGCAGCCAATCAAGTATCGCAAACGAAATTAA
- the LOC135107924 gene encoding uncharacterized protein LOC135107924 isoform X2: MHKTLVFAAPDTCSLKNPKLISASFILSRTISNGVRVGGWHCGANPQTAPTLGTCKVTVMDQHLYTTKGSPGTVLWRPRKGSSVVLNPTDYCPFSQVVRTVHLNDALDICVKHSMEPKPIVSLSSLRRDVLPSYHPCKRLNVLWFGAKENDNDEDEHDWYGNVEFAISVDTMMQRWKNYYLVEMMTAPTHSITRILVTNSDFSSVFPVYDPRTHGGAWYLTTDGQHEKLTDCRRYNGEGYNGNGHSLEFMIEVTLTGMKKILFETEISFRNHVEAASERPHVCHRFRGHRKCLTPFTRAWTSRWFFKEHHRLRANGPMAQPRLSPSALEFLKYFLTMEVIPRNNLPIPGAQPGLPPSIALCPPPLNEQHFPPLPPPPHSFLISHFLQKPMANGTILNLQMVGHLTEKMKSKLDPEEEEEREEITLIATQRPHPKFLPGGPPGIFPRPPGPPPGFFHLLPPFGNPLFHLPPPPSFHPPSFQHSWAPLQPIKYRKRN, encoded by the exons ATGCACAAGACCCTCGTATTTGCAGCTCCTGATACGTGTTCGCTGAAAAATCCTAAACTTATCTCTGCCTCGTTTATCTTATCTCGGACTATAAGTAATGGCGTCAGGGTCGGAGGATGGCACTGCGGTGCCAACCCTCAGACCGCCCCTACCCTCGGGACCTGCAAG GTTACCGTGATGGACCAGCATCTGTACACCACCAAGGGCTCGCCAGGCACCGTCCTCTGGCGCCCGCGAAAAGGCAGCAGCGTCGTCTTGAATCCAACGGACTACTGCCCCTTTAGTCAAGTGGTCCGCACCGTCCACCTCAACGATGCTCTCGACATCTGCGTGAAGCACTCCATGGAGCCGAAGCCCATCGTGTCGCTCAGCAGCCTGAGGCGCGACGTGCTGCCTTCATATCACCCTTGTAAAAGACTTAACGTCCTCTGGTTCGGTGCAAAAGAGAATGACAACGATGAAGACGAACATGACTGGTATGGCAATGTGGAATTCGCCATTTCAGTAGATACCATGATGCAGCGCTGGAAGAACTACTACCTAGTTGAGATGATGACGGCACCGACTCACTCCATCACACGCATCCTAGTCACTAACTCTGACTTTTCTTCCGTCTTCCCCGTGTATGATCCTCGCACACACGGTGGGGCGTGGTATCTCACGACCGACGGTCAACACGAAAAATTGACTGACTGTCGGCGGTACAATGGTGAAGGCTATAATGGAAATGGCCACAGCCTTGAATTTATGATTGAAGTAACACTCACCGGAATGAAGAAGATATTATTTGAGACTGAAATCTCGTTCAGGAACCACGTAGAGGCAGCATCGGAACGTCCACACGTCTGCCACAGGTTCAGAGGTCACCGCAAGTGCCTGACGCCTTTTACCAGAGCATGGACCTCTCGATGGTTCTTCAAGGAACACCACCGCCTGAGAGCTAATGGACCCATGGCCCAACCGAGACTGTCCCCGAGTGCTCTGGAATTCCTGAAGTACTTCCTCACAATGGAAGTCATACCAAGAAATAATTTGCCTATACCGGGTGCCCAGCCTGGTCTTCCTCCAAGTATCGCtctttgccctcctcctctcaacgagcaacactttcctcctctcccgcctccccctcattccttcctcatcaGCCATTTCCTTCAGAAGCCCATGGCCAATGGAACCATTCTCAACCTTCAAATGGTTGGTCACCTTACTGAGAAAATGAAGTCCAAGCtggatcctgaggaggaggaagagagagaggagataacgCTGATTGCCACCCAACGGCCCCATCCTAAATTTCTTCCTGGCGGTCCTCCAGGTATTTTCCCTCgacctcctggtcctcctcctggATTTTTTCACCTTCTGCCTCCATTCGGCAATCCCCTttttcacctccctcctccacccagttttcaccctccttccttccaacaCAGCTGGGCTCCGCTGCAGCCAATCAAGTATCGCAAACGAAATTAA
- the LOC135107924 gene encoding uncharacterized protein LOC135107924 isoform X3 encodes MDQHLYTTKGSPGTVLWRPRKGSSVVLNPTDYCPFSQVVRTVHLNDALDICVKHSMEPKPIVSLSSLRRDVLPSYHPCKRLNVLWFGAKENDNDEDEHDWYGNVEFAISVDTMMQRWKNYYLVEMMTAPTHSITRILVTNSDFSSVFPVYDPRTHGGAWYLTTDGQHEKLTDCRRYNGEGYNGNGHSLEFMIEVTLTGMKKILFETEISFRNHVEAASERPHVCHRFRGHRKCLTPFTRAWTSRWFFKEHHRLRANGPMAQPRLSPSALEFLKYFLTMEVIPRNNLPIPGAQPGLPPSIALCPPPLNEQHFPPLPPPPHSFLISHFLQKPMANGTILNLQMVGHLTEKMKSKLDPEEEEEREEITLIATQRPHPKFLPGGPPGIFPRPPGPPPGFFHLLPPFGNPLFHLPPPPSFHPPSFQHSWAPLQPIKYRKRN; translated from the coding sequence ATGGACCAGCATCTGTACACCACCAAGGGCTCGCCAGGCACCGTCCTCTGGCGCCCGCGAAAAGGCAGCAGCGTCGTCTTGAATCCAACGGACTACTGCCCCTTTAGTCAAGTGGTCCGCACCGTCCACCTCAACGATGCTCTCGACATCTGCGTGAAGCACTCCATGGAGCCGAAGCCCATCGTGTCGCTCAGCAGCCTGAGGCGCGACGTGCTGCCTTCATATCACCCTTGTAAAAGACTTAACGTCCTCTGGTTCGGTGCAAAAGAGAATGACAACGATGAAGACGAACATGACTGGTATGGCAATGTGGAATTCGCCATTTCAGTAGATACCATGATGCAGCGCTGGAAGAACTACTACCTAGTTGAGATGATGACGGCACCGACTCACTCCATCACACGCATCCTAGTCACTAACTCTGACTTTTCTTCCGTCTTCCCCGTGTATGATCCTCGCACACACGGTGGGGCGTGGTATCTCACGACCGACGGTCAACACGAAAAATTGACTGACTGTCGGCGGTACAATGGTGAAGGCTATAATGGAAATGGCCACAGCCTTGAATTTATGATTGAAGTAACACTCACCGGAATGAAGAAGATATTATTTGAGACTGAAATCTCGTTCAGGAACCACGTAGAGGCAGCATCGGAACGTCCACACGTCTGCCACAGGTTCAGAGGTCACCGCAAGTGCCTGACGCCTTTTACCAGAGCATGGACCTCTCGATGGTTCTTCAAGGAACACCACCGCCTGAGAGCTAATGGACCCATGGCCCAACCGAGACTGTCCCCGAGTGCTCTGGAATTCCTGAAGTACTTCCTCACAATGGAAGTCATACCAAGAAATAATTTGCCTATACCGGGTGCCCAGCCTGGTCTTCCTCCAAGTATCGCtctttgccctcctcctctcaacgagcaacactttcctcctctcccgcctccccctcattccttcctcatcaGCCATTTCCTTCAGAAGCCCATGGCCAATGGAACCATTCTCAACCTTCAAATGGTTGGTCACCTTACTGAGAAAATGAAGTCCAAGCtggatcctgaggaggaggaagagagagaggagataacgCTGATTGCCACCCAACGGCCCCATCCTAAATTTCTTCCTGGCGGTCCTCCAGGTATTTTCCCTCgacctcctggtcctcctcctggATTTTTTCACCTTCTGCCTCCATTCGGCAATCCCCTttttcacctccctcctccacccagttttcaccctccttccttccaacaCAGCTGGGCTCCGCTGCAGCCAATCAAGTATCGCAAACGAAATTAA
- the LOC135107923 gene encoding katanin p60 ATPase-containing subunit A-like 2 isoform X1, which produces MFAWRDAATGGGGVEGAPHRQSAARVARHRWFPPGVHRCVLMATNAHLSLQSLRAASQAKDLADKRAEIRRKSLLILVHHYLENEGFGDAAKLLAQESRLNTEQFSVCEKVDLCGILEDYENWFVNKFQKYPRLARRVIVPRTPPKPHRCDLHGHGGDENSLGSETPNGKKTPFFRRRSLPRSGGSGHSMGRTASDPSLNEDVVEVRGHGRSRNSVRNRSIDNKKREELNRAPLVGGRRMSSSGPVRSSGDEKKDPSKSSSDTDSERGGAAGHLGPVRTGRMVGQPRQVINLKQMISDYTRLEDNIGDIGKGPPRAPSSQAEQQAGEEEEGSDLWDEKSVKPTIMLPHFSGEFRDLANIIQREILVENPQVRWTEILGLEDAKRLVKEAVVYPLKYPQLFIGRFKPWRGILLYGPPGTGKTLLAKAVATECKTTFFNISATSLVSKWRGDSEKLVRVLFEMARFHAPSTIFVDEVDALMASRQGEQEHEASRRMKTQLLVELDGLTQSNHHVFLLAASNIPWQLDPAMLRRLEKRILVPLPGKEAREAMFRHHLPESITDLEEVGHTISTHLEYDKLAKISEGYSGSDLQVACREASMGCLRKVFNVLEDHSVEDSELPELKLDAIKMHDVEAALQKTKPTQSDSQLYLEWHSKYGSA; this is translated from the exons ATGTTTGCATGGCGAGACGCGGCAACCGGCGGTGGAGGAGTTGAGGGGGCGCCGCACCGTCAGTCAGCTGCACGCGTCGCTCGGCACAGGTGGTTTCCCCCCGGCGTGCACAG ATGCGTCCTGATGGCCACCAACGCCCACCTGTCCCTCCAGTCCCTGCGAGCTGCCAGCCAGGCCAAGgatctg gCGGACAAGAGAGCTGAAATTCGGCGCAAGTCTTTATTGATTCTAGTACATCATTACCTCGAAAAtgaagg GTTCGGCGACGCTGCCAAGCTTCTGGCGCAGGAGTCCCGGCTCAACACGGAACAGTTCAGCGTGTGTGAGAAGGTTGACCTCTGCGGGATTTTGGAAGACTACGAGAACTGGTTTGTCAACAAG ttccaGAAGTACCCGCGGCTAGCTAGGCGGGTAATAGTGCCAAGAACTCCACCAAAGCCACACCGATGTGATCTCCACGgccatggtggtgatgagaacaGCCTTGGGAGTGAGACACCTAATGGTAAAAAGACTCCCTTCTTCAG AAGGAGATCCCTGCCCAGGAGCGGCGGGTCGGGGCACAGCATGGGCCGCACCGCCAGCGACCCCAGCCTGAACGAGGACGTGGTGGAGGTGCGGGGCCACGGCCGCTCCAGAAACTCCGTCAGAAACAGAAGTATTGACAACAAGAAACGAGAGGAGcttaacag GGCTCCACTGGTCGGGGGGCGGCGCATGTCCAGCAGCGGCCCCGTCAGGAGTTCGGGCGACGAGAAGAAGGATCCCTCGAAGTCCTCCTCAGACACGGACAgcgagcggggcggggcggcggggcaTCTAGGACCAGTTAGGACGGGTAGAATGGTGGGTCAA CCTCGTCAAGTCATCAACCTCAAGCAAATGATCAGTGACTACACGAGACTCGAGGACAACATTGGCGACATCGGTAAAGGTCCCCCTCGAGCCCCGTCCTCGCAGGCTGAGCAGCAGGCAG gtgaagaggaggaaggtagtgACCTGTGGGACGAGAAGAGCGTCAAGCCAACCATCATGCTGCCTCACTTCTCAGGAGAGTTCAGGGATCTGGCCAACATCATCCAGCGG gAAATTCTGGTGGAGAACCCGCAGGTGAGGTGGACTGAGATCCTTGGGCTGGAGGACGCCAAGAGACTGGTGAAGGAGGCAGTGGTATATCCTCTCAAGTACCCGCAGCTCTTCATCGGAAGGTTCAAGCCGTGGCGAGGCATCCTGCTCTACGGACCGCCGGGCACAG GCAAAACGCTGCTGGCGAAGGCTGTAGCGACGGAATGCAAGACAACTTTCTTCAACATCTCTGCCACTTCACTCGTCTCCAAATGGCGCGGTGACTCGGAGAAGCTGGTCAGG GTGCTGTTCGAGATGGCAAGGTTCCACGCGCCCTCCACCATCTTCGTGGACGAGGTGGACGCGCTCATGGCCTCGCGTCAGGGGGAGCAGGAACACGAGGCCTCCCGCAGGATGAAGACGCAGCTACTAGTGGAGCTGGACGGTCTGACGCAATCCAATCACCACGTCTTCCTCCTCGCGGCTTCCAACATCCCCTG GCAGCTGGATCCCGCCATGCTTCGTCGTCTGGAGAAAAGGATCCTGGTGCCGCTGCCAGGGAAGGAGGCGCGTGAGGCCATGTTCAGACACCACCTCCCGGAGTCCATCACAGACCTGGAGGAGGTGGGCCACACCATCAGCACCCACCTTGAGTACGACAAGCTGGCCAAG ATCTCTGAAGGGTACAGCGGGTCGGACCTACAGGTGGCGTGTCGAGAGGCTTCAATGGGCTGCCTGAGGAAAGTATTCAACGTTTTGGAGGACCACTCAG TTGAGGACTCAGAGCTGCCAGAACTGAAACTAGATGCCATCAAGATGCATGACGTGGAGGCAGCGCTGCAGAAGACTAAACCGACGCAGAGCGATTCTCAGTTATACCTTGAGTGGCACTCCAAGTACGGCTCGGCTTGA
- the LOC135107923 gene encoding katanin p60 ATPase-containing subunit A-like 2 isoform X2, giving the protein MVLMAFPPLTSSFQADKRAEIRRKSLLILVHHYLENEGFGDAAKLLAQESRLNTEQFSVCEKVDLCGILEDYENWFVNKFQKYPRLARRVIVPRTPPKPHRCDLHGHGGDENSLGSETPNGKKTPFFRRRSLPRSGGSGHSMGRTASDPSLNEDVVEVRGHGRSRNSVRNRSIDNKKREELNRAPLVGGRRMSSSGPVRSSGDEKKDPSKSSSDTDSERGGAAGHLGPVRTGRMVGQPRQVINLKQMISDYTRLEDNIGDIGKGPPRAPSSQAEQQAGEEEEGSDLWDEKSVKPTIMLPHFSGEFRDLANIIQREILVENPQVRWTEILGLEDAKRLVKEAVVYPLKYPQLFIGRFKPWRGILLYGPPGTGKTLLAKAVATECKTTFFNISATSLVSKWRGDSEKLVRVLFEMARFHAPSTIFVDEVDALMASRQGEQEHEASRRMKTQLLVELDGLTQSNHHVFLLAASNIPWQLDPAMLRRLEKRILVPLPGKEAREAMFRHHLPESITDLEEVGHTISTHLEYDKLAKISEGYSGSDLQVACREASMGCLRKVFNVLEDHSVEDSELPELKLDAIKMHDVEAALQKTKPTQSDSQLYLEWHSKYGSA; this is encoded by the exons ATGGTGCTCATGGCATTCCCCCCACTAACTTCTTCCTTTCAG gCGGACAAGAGAGCTGAAATTCGGCGCAAGTCTTTATTGATTCTAGTACATCATTACCTCGAAAAtgaagg GTTCGGCGACGCTGCCAAGCTTCTGGCGCAGGAGTCCCGGCTCAACACGGAACAGTTCAGCGTGTGTGAGAAGGTTGACCTCTGCGGGATTTTGGAAGACTACGAGAACTGGTTTGTCAACAAG ttccaGAAGTACCCGCGGCTAGCTAGGCGGGTAATAGTGCCAAGAACTCCACCAAAGCCACACCGATGTGATCTCCACGgccatggtggtgatgagaacaGCCTTGGGAGTGAGACACCTAATGGTAAAAAGACTCCCTTCTTCAG AAGGAGATCCCTGCCCAGGAGCGGCGGGTCGGGGCACAGCATGGGCCGCACCGCCAGCGACCCCAGCCTGAACGAGGACGTGGTGGAGGTGCGGGGCCACGGCCGCTCCAGAAACTCCGTCAGAAACAGAAGTATTGACAACAAGAAACGAGAGGAGcttaacag GGCTCCACTGGTCGGGGGGCGGCGCATGTCCAGCAGCGGCCCCGTCAGGAGTTCGGGCGACGAGAAGAAGGATCCCTCGAAGTCCTCCTCAGACACGGACAgcgagcggggcggggcggcggggcaTCTAGGACCAGTTAGGACGGGTAGAATGGTGGGTCAA CCTCGTCAAGTCATCAACCTCAAGCAAATGATCAGTGACTACACGAGACTCGAGGACAACATTGGCGACATCGGTAAAGGTCCCCCTCGAGCCCCGTCCTCGCAGGCTGAGCAGCAGGCAG gtgaagaggaggaaggtagtgACCTGTGGGACGAGAAGAGCGTCAAGCCAACCATCATGCTGCCTCACTTCTCAGGAGAGTTCAGGGATCTGGCCAACATCATCCAGCGG gAAATTCTGGTGGAGAACCCGCAGGTGAGGTGGACTGAGATCCTTGGGCTGGAGGACGCCAAGAGACTGGTGAAGGAGGCAGTGGTATATCCTCTCAAGTACCCGCAGCTCTTCATCGGAAGGTTCAAGCCGTGGCGAGGCATCCTGCTCTACGGACCGCCGGGCACAG GCAAAACGCTGCTGGCGAAGGCTGTAGCGACGGAATGCAAGACAACTTTCTTCAACATCTCTGCCACTTCACTCGTCTCCAAATGGCGCGGTGACTCGGAGAAGCTGGTCAGG GTGCTGTTCGAGATGGCAAGGTTCCACGCGCCCTCCACCATCTTCGTGGACGAGGTGGACGCGCTCATGGCCTCGCGTCAGGGGGAGCAGGAACACGAGGCCTCCCGCAGGATGAAGACGCAGCTACTAGTGGAGCTGGACGGTCTGACGCAATCCAATCACCACGTCTTCCTCCTCGCGGCTTCCAACATCCCCTG GCAGCTGGATCCCGCCATGCTTCGTCGTCTGGAGAAAAGGATCCTGGTGCCGCTGCCAGGGAAGGAGGCGCGTGAGGCCATGTTCAGACACCACCTCCCGGAGTCCATCACAGACCTGGAGGAGGTGGGCCACACCATCAGCACCCACCTTGAGTACGACAAGCTGGCCAAG ATCTCTGAAGGGTACAGCGGGTCGGACCTACAGGTGGCGTGTCGAGAGGCTTCAATGGGCTGCCTGAGGAAAGTATTCAACGTTTTGGAGGACCACTCAG TTGAGGACTCAGAGCTGCCAGAACTGAAACTAGATGCCATCAAGATGCATGACGTGGAGGCAGCGCTGCAGAAGACTAAACCGACGCAGAGCGATTCTCAGTTATACCTTGAGTGGCACTCCAAGTACGGCTCGGCTTGA